One Triticum dicoccoides isolate Atlit2015 ecotype Zavitan chromosome 3B, WEW_v2.0, whole genome shotgun sequence genomic window, tgcaacaagtagaccaatatcaagatgtggtacacggaaacacacacacaaatagataagtggggtcgtgcaaccaaggaatgagccaaaatgtggagtccacgaaaatgctcttgttccacaacactagagagacgctagcacgattgcacaataggcggatacggaacttgtgcacaacctagtaggcaaaaatgcaacgactactatcccaagtatgctatatgtatggcatttcgatggtatgatccaagatgatcggatatgacaatcttaatgtattatgatgctatggttcttgcttagccGCTCTTTGCTTACCtttccctctttgcttaaaagcttgtttggctctttcacttttgagctcttttctcatgcaaaacttcacaaaccaagatagcaattgtgtatgcgatgacaactttgtgacacaaaggatgataccaagatagcaattgtgtatgcgatgacaactttgtgacacaaaggatgataccaagatatgcaccactatgatatggtatgtatgctatgtggagtatgatcactaatgtgcacaagtcatgttgccaGCAATACTTaatggctagtcttgatgggtaagcaatgcaaaaagtaaggctatgtggttataAATGCAAATGGCATGGAAAGACAaagatgtcatcgaggttaccgccGTGGTAGTCGTTTGTAGGCACGGACGGTTGTTAGTGATGTCGAGTCCTTGGTGAAGATGAGcagtggtgatgttgatgttgaaccgtacctatatagccgaaacacaataggacacatgAACCACAATTCAAATTCTCAAAGACAAAAATGTGTCAAAATCGTCGTAGGTGGTAGCGGTGAGCGATGGTGGTGTGTGCAGAAAGCGGTGGTGGTATTGGGGTTCGCAAAAGGTGGTGGAAGGTGAAgaggtggtggtggccgaactgaatcttttcagtttcgtcagggttcaGTGGACGTCCGGTGGAgagcggtcgtccggtcgtcggacgtccggtgcctgggtgaACTTGGGCACGGTATGAACACTCGGGTTCGTGGAGGAGGAaggtggagaggtcaaatccgagcgattttgtggatggaaaaggtggagaagatgggggaaagctagacccACACGTGGCAaaacaaatccatggatcaaatccaacaaaacttcaacataccaacaaatcacaaaaaaaattggggctattttttggtggagattttcggatttaggatgaaatcaacaaaagcaagctagaaaacaaagggtaggggctccaaaaacgtgatcaacatggctcatgataccaatatgatgtagggtagaaccctagacgcccgatctttcacgtttggagggaatcctaccaagaacacaaagaacacgagaggggaaacgaggggaacacgagggaaacacaagaggaaacactcaaccaacaagaatatagtcatacatgcgctagatcctcgaaacacaaaatgGTACAAGATTCGAATCCAATAAAGGATGATACATAGGGTaactggttcttctccgtgaggaggtcttgatgatggtcttctccgagaggaggtcttgaatccaagtggatcttctccgaggaggtgtcggtccctcgcggtggagtagatccggatggatgagcaaggctctatctcaaaatatgagctatcacaatgctaaccttagctaggaggtgggagaggtctatttatagttgtAGTACAAATGGggccgaagtgaaggggtacagggGCTTTAGCCCGAAGCTGCGTGCACACAGGCAATGGACGTCCGCTggtgaccggtcgtccggtggctcatgggTGTCCGGACGTCCGGTAGTTGTCGGACTTCCGCTGTTTCCGTTCTGTGATGGTGGTACCGGACGTCCTGTCACTTCGGACTTCTGCTAATTTCCCTTCGGTGGTGATGGTGTCGGTCGTCCGGTgcaggccggacgtccgctcgttgggaggtgtggccggtcgtccggtccgtgccggacgtccgctcgctgtagcATGTGTTGGCTGGGACTTGGGCAGGCTGGGcttcaggtgccggatgtccggtcccgaccggtcgtccggtggctataGCTTCAAAAGCAGCTCTCCTTCTTGTCTCtcgtacttggtgtcctcgccgtcttggccatTGGATGAAGCTGTTCCGTGGCCTCCTTCTAAGTACCTGATTACACATAGTGTCtccacttgaggtagtagccatgtctcatgtgtagaaaggggtagttcggagaggagcgagttcaccttatcttcgatagcctttgctagagctcttgtcataggtccaagtggtgtcgtgggagatgtaggtacgtccatggggatgatcgtgggatgctccacatcacaggGGTATCCGACAAGTTCATATTACGAACCTGACCTCGTAAATTAGACCACTGTTCTATCAGGTCAGTGTCCAATCTCCTGCGAAAGAAACTAGCGCAAGCTATGGATTCTAGCTTATCCAGAGTACAATCCTGGTCAACACAAATGTCAAACAGGCGAGGGAATTGTTCCTGGAAAAGAGTCAACCCATTGATAGAATCTTTCCATAACCTGGTCAGATTGCCTGTCCCCACGTGGATCTTCCTGCCTATCATGTACAGATTATTGCTTTTCAACAGGTTTTTCCAGCAAGGTGAGTCAGAGAAACGAGGACCCACAGTCGCAACAGTTTGGTTACGCAAATATCTAGCCCTGACAATATCTTGCCAGATCCCTTTCTGGGTGTCAAGTTTCCACCACCACTTTAGCATCAGACTAATATTTTGTTTGCCTAAATCTTTAACTTCGAGCCCCCCTTATCTTTTGATCTACAAATCCTGTTCCATTTGACCAAGTGGTATCTCCGATTCTTATTACACCCCTGCCAGAAGAATCTCCTTATGTGTTTATCCAACTTTTCCACAAAGGTTTTGTTCATCAACCACATAGACATGTGGTACAGAGATAGTTGTGTGACCACCGAGTCTAACAGGGTATGTCTCCCTCCCATAGAAGCAGCATTAACAACCCAAGCATCAAATCTTAGAAGATACTTATCAACTATGAATTTCCAATCATAATTTCTAAGAGCCATGGAACTCACCGACATAGCCAGATATTTAAGAGGGAATTGACCTATGTCACAATTGAATAGATCAGCATAAGCCTTAGCAATCTGGGCATCCCCCGCAACGGTTAAGATTTCTCTTTTATGGAAATTAACCTTGAGGCCAGACATCATCTAAAAAACGTACAACAGGAGTTTAAGGTTAATAGCTCTGTCTATATCATGCTCCAGACAGATGATTGTATCATCTGCTATTGCAACACCGCAACTCCATGAGGAATTAGATCCGAGACTAACCCCACAATAAGATTGTTTTTTGGGCATTCTTAATCATTTTTGTGAGGCACTCCACAGCCAAGTTAAACAAGAAAGGTGAATAGGGGTCCCCCTGGCGCACCCCTTTGACACTTTGGAAATAAGGCCCAACATAGTTGTTTAATTTGATACTAACCGTGCCATTGTGGAGGATCTATTTAACCCAACCACACCATTTAGGATCAAAGCCTCGCATTTTATGACATTCTAGCAGGAAGTCCCAGTTAACTTTGtcgtatgctttttcaaaatcaagTTTGAGGATCACCCCGACCCTCTTTTTGACATGAGTATAATTGAGAAGTTCATGGAGGGTCAGCGCCCCATCCATAATGCTTCTGCCTTTCGCAAAAGCATTCTGAGTGGGGCTAATAAGAATATCAGCGTACCTAGCCACTCTCCTATCCATGACTTTGGTAATCAACTTGTAAGGGCAACGAAGCAAACAAATCGGACGAAATTGTTGTATACGGTCAGCCCCCGAAATTTTAGGGAGTAATGTAATGATACCATAGTTAAGGCGTTTCACATCCAGGGTACCCTTGTGAAAACCGTCAAAAAGTTGCATAATATCATTTTTAACTATATCCCAACAGCACTGATAAAATTCAGCAGGAATATTACCAGGCCCTGGGGCTCTGTTGATATCCATGTCAAACGGAGCATCTTTGACCTCTTCAGAGAATTCTCTAATTAGGTTAGCATTATCTTTTGCCGAGAGTTTTTCATCATCTCCCCAGGTATCAGGATCCAAGTGAAACAGATTTCCTGGGGCAGGGCCAAAGAGCTCTTTATAAAAGTTTGTGGGTATGGGTTGACAAGTTATCAGTGCCCTCAATCTCCACCtctccacacttgagagcatgtatTGTATTTTTTTCATTTGCGGCCATTGGCTATTTTATGAAAATAGTCCGTATCACGATCTCCTCGTGAGACTGATGTAGCCACCACGCAAGTTTCTATGACTCCAAAGGATAGTACCTTGACTAGCATAACTATGAGGTGGCAAAGCGTGACAAAGGGAAGGCTCTCCCTCCCTTCGAATTCAAAATGAGGAAAGGCTCTCTCTGTCTCACTCCCGCGACTGGTTGCGGCGGCCAAACGAGGGCATTGGCGGCGGCAGAGGTCAGTTCTCCCGTCTATACCTCTCCCCCTCCGGCATCTCCCCTATCTCGCTATCGCGGTGGGCGCTCTCGTTAGGATgcgacggcggtggcggtggcggtggcggtggcggaggcttgaTGGGCTAGGCGGTGGCTTTGGTGGTGCGGATGGAAAGCGGAAGCGGGGGCGGCGAACTGAAGAAGAGGAGTTGGCGCTGGTAGTAGCTGTGATGTACAGATCCGAGTAGACGAGATCTTGTTTCAAAATCTCTTCCCCGCTCCACAACCCACCTCTCTGCTGCATCTGCCTGACACCTTTCTCCCGCTCTAGAAGCTTCCAGAACCTTCGCCCGCGCGGATGGAGAACCGACAGAATACTGGCCTCAAGGTACTGCCGCCTAACCCCTCCGCCACTTCTGTACCCACCCATTTCGTCTCATTTTTCTCCCCTTCTGTGCCTTCGCTTCGTTTGCGCGCAGAAGCGGAAGCTTCTGGGGACGGTGCGGGAGCAGGAGCCTGCTATCAAGGAGATGTGCCAAGGTAAACCTGAGCAGATTCCGTCCTTCTCGGCCGGAGATGTTTTTTTTTGACGTTTTGTGATTTGGATAATGCAGCCCTGAAGGAGATGGAAAGCAAGCTCAAGAACCTCCGGACGACAACAACCGGCTCCGCGGCGAGCTATAAGATCGAATgcttgtgttgtgcgtgttgatttGGGTTCGCTTTTATTTCGCGGGGAATGACGGCTGAGACGCTGGTTCTGCTCTTGTTGTTGTTTCTTTTATACCAGGCTCGACAAGGACCGGCAGTTTGCGGAGACGCGGACACTTGTGGTTGACAGGGAGCGTCAGCTTTCCAAAACCCAGACACTTCTAGCTGACAGGGAGCAGCAGCTTGAGGCCCGGCCACTTCCAGTTGACATTGAGTTTCCTTGTCTAATTTCGAGTTATTCTCCCTTTACCACTTGGTCCAAGTTAATGCTTGGAAGTTTAGAGAATGGACATCGATGGTGTGCTGGCATTGGTCATGCATGTATGGGGACTAATAGTCTAATACACGTCTTCTTGAAATGGAGAGCAGTAATGTCGCCTCAGAGCAACTTATCTTTGTTATAATCTGAATTTCAGGCAACTCATATATCTTAGTATTTGAATAGTTTTGCATCTAAGTATTTGAATGCTGTAAGCAACTACTTCtcccggggggaggggggtggtgATCTGGTGGTGGCAACCCGGGATACTtcgcttttttttagaaaaggaggatgacccccggcctctgcatctgggagatgcatgcggccactttattgattattctcgaagaccttacaaagtattacaacaatatgcctgaatccgccatcttggcaacatatgccattactcctatccatatgatgaaggggtacTAGTTGTGCCAAatacccagaccactcacctaagcctatcatCAACAGCTAGAAGCCCCAACCGACCACATGccgggtctggggcataaactggtctgacgcactcacatgcgTCGtcaccgccatcttccacaggtccgtcttcagagcagatactaaggcttctaccttgtcaggccactctgccattgacgtcaccatgacgccagacaactacctcctcctgcgcgagtccatcaccgcgcatcgggtgccgagtctccactgcgccacgccgccgaaatccgccgtcatcaatgtgtaggatgaagcaccgctccaccaaaaaagCCGCCCATTGGTCCCTCGATTCCGTGtacgcctccaagaatgacgcccccaaggaggaaacgacaccaacgcgccgccgtcatccgatctactaATCTAGGATTTCCCCCGAAGGTAGCGGATAGAGGTCTGGAGCTTCTCCACGGTGATCTTGGCATCAAGCCGAGAacgaggttttcacccggatccgctcgAAGAACCTCCATCAAGCATCGTGTGCACGGGTCGCCGCCGATCTGAGCCGCCGCACATCGAGCAGGCCGCACCGGCCATATCAAATCTGTCCGGAGGGCAAACCACGCATTGCGCCGAcccaaccaccaggccctccatgccgccACCGCCGATCCGAGGTCAGATGGTCCGTCGCCGCagacccggccgccgccgccgaacgcaGACAAGGCCGCTGCCCGAAGCAGGGCCGGTCGCCGCACCCCCCACCATCTCCGCCCTAGGTCGAGGCGACCGCCGTGCCGCCGCCGGTCAAGGCAGGCCCGCCACGCCACCAAGGCCAGATCGGCCGTGCCACCACACGCCGCGGGGCTCCGCACCACCCCCATGGCGCAGGAGAGAGGGAaggcccccgccaccgccgtcagccCCCGGGCTATAGGCCAGCGGCGGCAGAGGGAGGGATGGAAGGAAGTGGAGCCCCCGGCGGCTAGGGTTGCGATCccgcccgagtcgcccgagcgggggCGACGCGGGGGGTGGGGGGGATGGCTTTCGACAAGTACGGCTCCAATCTTCCTGCCTCGGACCAGCTTGCCGTCGCTTCGGTGGCGGCGCCCGTGGCCATCCAGCCCTCCTCTCCGATGCTAGGAGGGGGTGGATTCGGGATGTGTGCTCAATGAAGATTCTGGTCCCACTCCGGCGTCGGGGCGTCGTGTGTTGAGCGGCTCCAGCAAGCAGCCCAAGAAGACAACGGGGCGGAAGCCTGGGTCCAAGACGGTGGCGCCGGTGGCTCCTGGGCCTGTGGAGGcgatgcgtggcgagctcggggcgGCTCTGGTGGCATCCGGCCCTTCCGTCAAGGCCAAGCGATCCAAGGCGACCCCCGTGGTGCAGCGCGCCCCCAGCGTGCGCGCCAAAGCCAAGCTGGGGGACATAATGTCCCTGGAGAGTGCCAAGCTGCGCGCGGCTGACAAGAACATGGATGTATCAGGTAACCCAATCCCCTCCTTTAGGATTCTGAATGCATTTACAGACGATCATCTTGTTTCGATCCTAAATGATAGTGGCGTTGCGGTTGAGTCCTCCACTGAGGATATTATCTCGTTAGTTCGTGCGAGGGAAGAAGCTCAGGCTGCTGTTGCTACTGTTGCTGCTGCTCGCTGTGCTGCAGAGAAGGCAACGGCCGAGCAGGTCGCGGCACCAGTAGGGGCTGGTGCGTGCCATGAGCCCAACGAGGGGGACGAGTCTAGGGCAGCCTTGGACGCCCCTTCTTCCAGTCGTGTGCCGGCGCGGAAGAGAGTGGCCAAAGCCGTGAGCTCTCGTGGAGTTCGCCTTCGCAACCGTATTATCTAATGTGGCACATCTTCTGGAGTATTCACGGATGCGGCCATGGGGGCCGGCGGACGCAACTTAGAGAATATATGGCAAAGAACGTATCGATTTCGTGGCGTTGCAGGAAACAATCAAAGCCGACTTCACGTTTAGAGAGCTCCTCGCGTACGATCCCCTGCATCGTTTTGGCTGGTTCTGGATACCCTCCTCTGGCAACTCGGGTGGTCTCCTTATGGGTTGTAATCGTGATGTGTGTGATGTAATTCTGTGGGAGTCCGGTGTTTTCTTTATTGCAGCAACTGTTCGACACCGCGTTTCTGGGTTGACCTGGTGATTGTGAGCGTCTATGGGCCGGCCGACCATGCGAGGTTTGCCGATTTCTTGGGTGAGATCACGGCCCTGGTTGGGGCTAAAAGAGCGGTTAATCTGTCGCTAGCAGTTGGCGGATATTTTAACTTGATCCGCTAGGGGGCAGACAAAAACAACGGCAATATTGACTAGGCAAGGGTGTCCCTTTTCAATAATGCGATTGCGGCCGCCGCGTTGCGTGAAATTGCGAGGACAGGTGCTAGATTTGCATGGACTAACAAACAGCGGGCGCCTGCCCGTTGTGTTCTCGACCGCGTTTTCTATACTGGAGACCGGGAGTTGCTGAGACGCGCATAGGGTCGGACCATATCCCTTTAATTTTATCCTCTGGGGAGGACAACGCTCGGCGTAGCAGAAGATTTTTCTTCGAAACAGCGTGGTTTGAGGCCGAGGGTTTCGCCCAGATGGTGACGGACCGCTGGGAGCTGATCGGGAGTGAGCTTGGCCGCCAACGCGGCCCTACGGAGTTCTGGTCCTCCGCGGCTGTGAATCTGCGAGCCTTCCTCCGGGGTTGGGGGCTAACTATGGCAGCGAGTCTAAAAGAGAAAGGGGGCAGCTTGTTGAGGAGATCGCGTCCCTAGATGTTCAGGTAGATGCCAGACCTTTCTCCGAAGACTAATGGGCGCATAGATACTGTCTGGAAAACCAAGTCTTGGCGATCCTGAGAGCGGAAGAGGAATATTGGCGTCGTAGGGGCGGTGTCAAGTGGGTCACGAAAGGTGACGCTAATACCGGATACTTCCATGCATACGCCAATGGCCGAAAGCGTAAAAGCTCTATTCTGAGACTTCAGTCAGAAAATGGCCTTCTAGTGACCCAAAGTGAGATAGTGAGTCAAATTTATGATTTCTTCATCGGACTGTTGGGAACAGCCGAAGAGAAAAGACTCAGCCTCCGGGACGGTTTGTGGGATCCAACGGAGAAAGTGTCTCAACAGGAAAACGATGCCCTTGCATTGTCCTTCCTGCTGCAAGAAATAGATAGGGCCCTTGCTGACATGAAGAATGACACGGCTCCAGGTCCGGATGGTTGGCCGGTGGAGTTCTTTAAGAAGTTTTGGCCTGTCATTAGAGACCTGTTTCATGCGATAGTGAATGGCTTCGCCCTAGGCACAGTAGATATGTCCCGCCTCAACTACGGTGCCATTTGCCTGATCCCTAAGGTCAAAGGGGCGGACTCCATTAAGTTGTTTCATCCAATTACCCTCATTAATGTGCCTTTCAAGATCTGTGCTAAGGCCTACGCCACTAGGCTGGCTCCTGTAGCACAACATATTATTCTTAAGAGCCGAACTGCTTTTCTCAAGAGTAGAAATATCCTTGAAGGTCCGATAGCGCTTCTGGAGATAGTCCATGAGCTTAAACGAACAAGGAGGCAGGGAGTAATCCTAAAACTGGACTTTGAAAAGGCCTATGACGGCGTGAACTGGGAGTTTGTGCGGGAGGTCCTCCTCAAAAAGGGTTTTGAGGCAGGATTTGTGCATCATATCATGCACTTGATCACCGGAGGGCACACCGCGGTCATAATCAACAGCGAGATGGGGAAATTTTTCCGCAATAAAAAAGGGCTACGGCAGGGAGACCCCATCTCTCCGTTAGCTTTTAACTTTGTAGCGGACGCCTTGTCGGCCATGATAGCCAAAGCCAGGGCGGCAGGCCACATCAGGGGGCTGGTACCTCACCTCATCCCTGGAGGGGTGACCCACCTTCAATACGCCGACGACACTTTGATGTTGTTTGAACCCGATGATCACAACATTGCTTCTATCAAGCTCTTGCTGCTATCCTTTGAAATACTTTCAGGGCTGAAAATTAATTTCCTGAAAAGCAAGGTCATTACCATGGGATGGACGACCAGGATAGCGCGCGAGTAGCCAATCTGCTTAATTGTAAGCTAGGGAGCTTTCCAATTAAGTACATGGGCCTTCCGATATCGCACCGGAAATTGTCCATCTTGGAGTGGGAGCCCctctatgggaaggtggccaatagAGTTAGCCCGTGGCGAGGGAGATTTATGTCCTCTGCCGCTCGGCTAATCCTCACAAACTCGCGTCTCTCCTCCCTCCCACTGTTTACTATGGGGATGTTTCTCCTAGCTGATGGAGTGCATGCTAGGCTCGATACACCTCGCTCTaggttcttttgggaaggaaccgGCATCAAACGTAAATACCATCTAGTTAAATGGGCTGCGGTTTGTAGGCCAAAAAAATTTGGGGGCCTGGGTATCACTAACTCTAAACTTATGAACGTGGCATTACTCACAAAATGGTGGTGGCGTCTTGCCCAAAACGAGTCGGGACTCTGGGCAAAGCTACTACGGGCCAAATATTTCCCTAGCGGAAACCCCTTCATGGCTTCTTCGTCCGGATCCGCGTTTTGGAATGGGATCCAAGCGATGCGGCCCGCCTTTCCGGTCGGGGCCAAGTTCCGGATCAACAACAGTCAATCCACTCggttttggctggactgttggttgGGGCCTGTTCCCCTTTGGCAGAGCCACACATCTATATATCAGGTGGCCACAGATGCCAACATAATGGTGGGGGAGGCTCTGATCTCCTCCCCACCCGTGATCCATTTTTTGCAAGCCCTCACCACTACCGAACGTGAGTCATGGGATGACTTGGTTCAAAAAGTTGGTGGTTTGCGACTAGGCTTGGGGGCCGACTCGGTGGAATGGAACCTGACTGCCTCCAGGAAGTTTTCGGTGAAGTCGCTTTATAGCAAGCTTACTGAGGGGAGTGCGCTGTATATAGCCAGGGGGCTATGGAAGGCCGGTTTGCCACTCAAGATAAAAATCTTCATGTGGCAAATGTTTAGGAACCGGCTACCAACTTCTCAAAATGTAGCTAAACGTAACGGCCCGTCAGacgggtcctgttcggtctgcgGTCTATGTGAAGATGCAAACCATGTGTTCTTTGGATGCCACCTAGCCAAGTTTGCGTGGAGCGCGGTTAGGGACGCGTTTCATACGAACTGGAACCCCTCCTCGGGTGCGGATCTTCTCACCTTGATCAAAACCCAAAAGGGATCCAGTGCTAGAATAGCTTGGCGATGCGTAGGGGCGTTGCTTTGGGCTATTTAGACGACTCGTAATAAAATTACGATAGAGAAGAAATTTCCTAACCACCACGCTGATGTGATCTTCAAATGCCATCTATTTTTAcagacatggacaacataggggaagGAGCGCGATGCTGAGCGCATGATGGAAGTCCTGGAGCGTATCAGGATGACTCAGATGTTAGCCAGGCAAGACTCGACGCACGGCTGAGTTGCTTTTGGGGAGGCCCTTCACCCTTGCGGAGGTCGTTTGGGCTTGTTGGAACCTATGCTAGATATGTTTAAGCCTGGGTGCTTTTGGACTATTTGTTGTATTGCTGTACTTGCTGACCTGTATGGTCTTCGTTTCCTTTCGAACCTTGTATGAATGCTGCCGAGTGGCTTTATTAATCTAAAGCCGGACGCCTCTAGCGTCTTCGCTCCAAAAAAAAGCAACTACTTCTCCAGGCTGTGACCTTTCTATAGATCAGGCTTAATTATTTGAGTAGAATTTTTATTCTTAAATTTGTTGGTTACCACAATTCTTTGATGTTTAGTTTATTGTAGAAAATGAACACCGAAAGCACTGATTGTCTCAGCTGATTCCCCTTTATATGATATATATTTATGCTCGGAATAGTGGGTTGGAAGGTTGGCAACAATCAAGACATATCACATGATATTAGTCAACAAATTGAACAGTTATTGTGATAGTTCTCACTattatagtaatatattctaattGGATATTGTTGTATCAAATTGCAACATCATGCAAAAATGTAGCACTCTGAGAACAAATAGTTGTGGTCACGCCCTA contains:
- the LOC119281229 gene encoding uncharacterized protein LOC119281229 isoform X2, translating into MRKGSLCLTPATGCGGQTRALAAAELPEPSPARMENRQNTGLKKRKLLGTVREQEPAIKEMCQALKEMESKLKNLRTTTTGSAASYKIECLCCSTRTGSLRRRGHLWLTGSVSFPKPRHF
- the LOC119281229 gene encoding uncharacterized protein LOC119281229 isoform X3 translates to MRKGSLCLTPATGCGGQTRALAAAEKLPEPSPARMENRQNTGLKKRKLLGTVREQEPAIKEMCQALKEMESKLKNLRTTTTGSAASCSTRTGSLRRRGHLWLTGSVSFPKPRHF
- the LOC119281229 gene encoding uncharacterized protein LOC119281229 isoform X1, which encodes MRKGSLCLTPATGCGGQTRALAAAEKLPEPSPARMENRQNTGLKKRKLLGTVREQEPAIKEMCQALKEMESKLKNLRTTTTGSAASYKIECLCCSTRTGSLRRRGHLWLTGSVSFPKPRHF